One Lagenorhynchus albirostris chromosome 8, mLagAlb1.1, whole genome shotgun sequence genomic region harbors:
- the LOC132524267 gene encoding RNA-binding protein 3-like, with product MSSEEGKLFVGGLNFNTDEQALEDHFSSFRPISEVVVVKDWETQRSRGFGFITFTNPEHASDAMRAMNGESLDGRQIRGDHAGKLAQGTRGGAFGRGRSYSRGGGDQGYGSGRYDSRPGGYGYGRSRDYGGRSQGGYDHYSGGNYRDNYDN from the coding sequence ATGTCCTCTGAAGAAGGGAAGCTCTTCGTGGGAGGGCTCAACTTCAACACTGATGAGCAGGCTCTGGAAGACCACTTCAGCAGCTTCAGACCTATTTCTGAGGTGGTTGTTGTCAAGGACTGGGAGACTCAGCGATCCCGGGGTTTCGGCTTCATCACCTTCACCAATCCAGAGCATGCCTCAGATGCCATGAGAGCCATGAATGGAGAGTCTCTGGACGGTCGTCAGATCCGTGGAGACCACGCGGGCAAGCTGGCCCAGGGAACAAGAGGGGGTGCCTTTGGGCGTGGTCGCAGCTACTCTAGAGGTGGTGGGGACCAGGGCTATGGAAGTGGCAGGTATGACAGCCGACCTGGAGGATATGGATATGGAAGGTCCAGAGACTATGGCGGCAGAAGCCAGGGTGGTTATGACCACTACTCAGGAGGAAATTACAGGGATAATTATGACAACTGA